A window of the Nitrosopumilus ureiphilus genome harbors these coding sequences:
- a CDS encoding NAD(P)/FAD-dependent oxidoreductase — translation MSEEHHYDLVIVGGGPAGSSAAFASAKNGIKVALLEKENSIAETVRTSGVTWIQNIKEFGIPDDCFNPIKNFSFCSPSNEVTIRDSVPRAAVLDVRKTYRWLAQQAKQAGADIFVKINVKDVIKNKRGDIVGVSGIGPNGKITFHSKVVIDASGFPSTVCKAMGFATQWKRFGAGAEYEVKVENVESDTWWLMVGQQYSPAGYAWIFPLGNNIVRIGVGVGKPESDIDPTQRLKELMDSKIGPIKKLGKISPMEFHYGLIPNDGLSRKTVFNNLILVGDSAGQANPLVLEGIRYAIKFGRVAGKVASDAIKSGNTDKTALNPYEENWRKEIESKINSAGKVQNRWIGLSDEEWDRELDIIKELKPEEFIDFIKAEFGLSNMIKLATHHPKLAVRQLFNLVKGKK, via the coding sequence TTGTCTGAAGAACATCACTATGATTTAGTTATAGTAGGAGGAGGGCCAGCAGGGTCATCAGCAGCATTTGCATCTGCAAAAAATGGAATTAAAGTTGCTCTATTAGAAAAAGAAAATTCAATTGCAGAAACTGTTAGAACAAGCGGAGTCACATGGATTCAAAATATCAAAGAGTTTGGAATTCCAGATGATTGTTTTAATCCAATTAAAAATTTCTCATTTTGTTCACCAAGCAATGAAGTTACAATTAGGGATTCAGTTCCACGGGCGGCTGTTTTAGATGTGAGAAAAACATACAGATGGTTAGCACAACAAGCAAAGCAGGCAGGTGCAGACATCTTTGTGAAAATTAATGTCAAGGATGTAATTAAAAATAAGAGGGGAGATATTGTAGGAGTTAGTGGAATTGGGCCAAATGGAAAAATTACGTTTCATTCAAAAGTAGTGATTGACGCAAGCGGCTTTCCATCTACAGTGTGCAAAGCAATGGGGTTTGCAACTCAATGGAAAAGATTCGGTGCAGGAGCAGAATACGAGGTGAAAGTAGAAAATGTAGAATCAGATACATGGTGGTTGATGGTAGGTCAGCAATACTCACCAGCTGGATATGCGTGGATTTTTCCTTTAGGAAACAACATTGTTAGAATTGGAGTAGGTGTTGGAAAACCAGAATCAGATATAGACCCAACTCAAAGACTCAAAGAATTAATGGATTCAAAGATAGGCCCAATTAAAAAACTAGGAAAAATATCACCAATGGAGTTTCATTATGGATTAATTCCAAATGATGGCTTGTCAAGAAAAACTGTGTTTAACAATTTGATTTTAGTTGGAGATTCTGCAGGCCAAGCAAATCCTTTGGTTTTGGAAGGAATAAGATATGCAATAAAATTCGGCAGAGTCGCGGGAAAAGTCGCATCAGATGCAATAAAATCAGGAAATACAGACAAAACTGCATTAAATCCCTATGAAGAAAATTGGAGAAAAGAGATTGAATCAAAAATTAATTCTGCAGGAAAAGTGCAGAATAGATGGATTGGGTTATCAGATGAAGAGTGGGATAGAGAGTTAGACATTATTAAAGAATTGAAACCTGAAGAGTTTATCGATTTTATAAAAGCAGAATTTGGATTATCAAATATGATAAAGCTGGCAACCCACCATCCAAAACTTGCCGTAAGACAACTCTTTAATTTAGTGAAAGGAAAAAAATAA
- a CDS encoding DUF99 family protein, which yields MRSLHLEKKGLRGLAIAESFAPNSSKSILSGIVMRRDFIIDDFVFGSATLGGNDATDSILKMYDELDRPDVSYVLISGLIVSMYNIIDIRKLFDSLKIPIIGVSYNDSLGIEGALKHHFPNSFESKISEYHKLGKREKITLHTCHDIFVRREGCTLNDVKHLLDDLTLNGSIPEPIRVSQLLAKTLLEKGLSF from the coding sequence ATGAGATCTCTTCATCTTGAAAAAAAAGGATTAAGGGGACTTGCTATTGCTGAAAGCTTTGCACCAAACTCCTCAAAATCTATCTTGTCTGGAATTGTGATGAGGCGAGATTTCATTATTGATGATTTTGTATTCGGAAGTGCAACATTAGGTGGCAATGATGCTACTGATTCTATTCTAAAGATGTACGATGAACTTGATAGACCTGACGTCAGTTATGTGTTGATCTCTGGCTTGATAGTTTCCATGTATAATATTATAGATATCCGAAAATTATTTGATTCTCTAAAAATTCCAATTATTGGAGTTTCGTATAACGATTCTCTTGGAATTGAAGGTGCTCTTAAACATCATTTTCCAAATTCATTTGAATCCAAAATTTCTGAATATCATAAATTAGGTAAACGAGAAAAAATTACTCTACACACATGTCATGATATTTTTGTTAGGAGGGAAGGTTGCACATTAAATGATGTGAAACATCTTCTTGATGATTTAACATTAAATGGTTCAATTCCAGAACCTATTCGTGTATCTCAATTACTTGCAAAAACGTTACTTGAAAAAGGATTATCCTTCTGA
- a CDS encoding SDR family NAD(P)-dependent oxidoreductase, translated as MRLSDKVAIVTGASSDIGKGIVKRFTEEGAKVVLVARSLEGLEKARKEIGNEESTASVTCDLTDESQALQAVNQIMDTYGKIDILVNNAGAINDPVHFHEMKDSEIKKLIDVNLLGVFHMTKAVLSKMSDVKSGVIVNIGSISSERAIPRVHLAAYSATKAAISMFTKSIAVEYARRNIRCNCVNPGIINSGMIKPYLDDPQARKVLEERLPLARVGEPVDVANAVLYLASDEANWVTGTILNVDGGKTASEG; from the coding sequence ATGAGATTAAGTGATAAAGTCGCCATAGTTACAGGGGCATCAAGTGATATAGGTAAAGGAATCGTCAAAAGATTTACTGAAGAAGGAGCAAAGGTTGTTCTTGTTGCAAGAAGCCTAGAAGGATTAGAAAAGGCAAGAAAAGAGATTGGGAATGAAGAATCAACAGCATCAGTAACATGTGATTTGACTGATGAATCACAAGCACTCCAAGCTGTTAATCAAATCATGGACACATATGGTAAAATAGATATTTTAGTAAATAATGCAGGAGCAATTAATGATCCAGTGCACTTTCATGAAATGAAAGATTCTGAAATTAAAAAACTCATTGATGTCAATTTGTTAGGAGTGTTTCATATGACAAAAGCAGTTCTTTCAAAAATGTCAGATGTAAAAAGTGGAGTCATTGTGAATATAGGGTCGATTTCAAGTGAAAGAGCAATACCAAGAGTACATTTAGCAGCATATTCTGCAACCAAAGCAGCAATTTCCATGTTTACAAAATCAATTGCAGTAGAATATGCAAGAAGAAACATCAGATGCAATTGTGTAAATCCAGGAATTATCAACTCAGGAATGATTAAACCATATCTTGATGATCCTCAAGCAAGAAAAGTTCTTGAAGAAAGATTACCTCTTGCAAGAGTTGGTGAACCAGTAGATGTTGCAAATGCTGTACTCTATTTAGCATCAGATGAAGCAAATTGGGTAACAGGAACCATTCTAAATGTAGATGGTGGCAAGACCGCTTCAGAAGGATAA
- a CDS encoding NAD(P)-dependent oxidoreductase translates to MKKIGIVGLGMLGNAVALHLLDSGFDVTVYNRTKEKTTQIKKKGAKVVSSPKEIAEDVELVIIVVKDADAIKQISFEKDGIIEGKNEKLIVADMSTISPSESKNISEKFLEHNIQKLDIPVMGGPNVAITGDLVMMVSGDKSTFESCKNVLYNIANKVFFLGESGVAHSVKLAMNLQITMLALALSEGITLVKKLNVDPRIFLEILNSTYFKTGMSEKKAYKMAEGKYEATFTLANLKKDISTITETAKSLGIKLPMIEKAEQVYSDALKEGLGEIDYTGIIEHIKKINDSK, encoded by the coding sequence ATGAAAAAAATAGGCATTGTGGGTTTAGGAATGTTAGGAAATGCAGTAGCGCTGCATTTGTTGGATTCAGGTTTTGACGTTACAGTGTACAATCGAACAAAAGAAAAAACAACGCAAATCAAAAAGAAAGGAGCTAAGGTTGTATCATCACCTAAAGAAATTGCAGAGGATGTAGAACTTGTCATTATTGTAGTAAAAGATGCAGATGCAATAAAACAAATATCTTTTGAAAAAGATGGAATAATTGAGGGTAAAAATGAAAAATTAATTGTTGCAGATATGAGCACGATTAGTCCATCAGAATCAAAAAACATTTCAGAAAAATTTCTAGAGCATAACATTCAGAAATTAGACATCCCAGTAATGGGAGGACCAAATGTTGCAATTACTGGAGATTTAGTCATGATGGTGTCAGGAGACAAGAGTACTTTTGAGAGTTGTAAAAATGTCTTATACAATATTGCAAACAAAGTATTTTTCTTAGGAGAAAGTGGGGTTGCACATTCAGTCAAGCTTGCCATGAATCTTCAAATAACTATGCTTGCACTGGCGCTATCAGAGGGAATCACTCTTGTTAAGAAATTAAATGTTGATCCTAGAATATTTCTTGAAATTTTAAACTCTACGTACTTTAAAACAGGAATGAGTGAAAAAAAGGCATACAAAATGGCAGAGGGTAAATATGAGGCAACATTTACCCTTGCAAATCTAAAAAAAGATATCAGTACAATTACAGAAACTGCCAAATCTTTAGGAATAAAACTACCAATGATTGAAAAAGCAGAACAAGTGTACAGTGACGCTCTTAAAGAAGGACTAGGCGAAATAGACTATACAGGAATAATTGAACACATCAAAAAAATTAATGATTCCAAATAA
- a CDS encoding C2H2-type zinc finger protein, which translates to MLTIDCKDVLSIKNELLVYVADKVAAIPTLKQHQFTLSTFDDDDIIDADLVISAIKEYLDSIDEGKNFAVISNDRKINITSISGRVIERESVEQSEMFTCTHCGFVTRYQVELNVHMRIHYL; encoded by the coding sequence ATGCTCACAATTGATTGCAAAGATGTTTTATCAATAAAAAATGAATTACTTGTATATGTTGCAGATAAAGTAGCAGCTATTCCTACCCTCAAACAACATCAATTCACACTCTCTACTTTTGATGATGATGACATTATTGATGCTGATTTAGTAATTTCTGCCATTAAAGAATACTTGGACTCGATAGATGAAGGAAAAAACTTTGCTGTAATTTCAAATGATAGAAAAATTAACATCACATCTATTTCAGGCAGAGTGATAGAACGAGAATCTGTAGAACAATCTGAAATGTTTACTTGCACTCATTGTGGTTTTGTCACAAGATACCAAGTTGAATTAAATGTCCACATGAGAATTCACTATCTTTGA
- a CDS encoding DsbA family protein, which produces MHKKAVILGVIVVAIVAGIAASISSSTSETVNLDMGRTHGTISTAMGSAILGDPSAPITIVEFGDYQCHQYYNWFHNTKPAITRDYIETGKANLVFVDLAVLGNDSPKAAQASYCAEDQGMYWDYHGLLYNSQEPKIDGGWANSERLKAFAFTLSLDMGLFESCLDSGKYSKRVQYNIQQARDNGVHGTPGFFIVGSDGQQQISGAQPFSVFKQMLDPMI; this is translated from the coding sequence ATGCATAAAAAAGCTGTAATTTTAGGCGTCATTGTTGTAGCAATAGTCGCCGGTATTGCAGCATCTATTTCATCATCTACATCAGAAACCGTTAATCTTGATATGGGTAGAACACATGGTACAATCTCTACTGCTATGGGTTCTGCAATTTTAGGTGATCCTTCTGCTCCAATCACAATTGTTGAATTTGGTGATTATCAATGTCATCAATACTATAATTGGTTTCACAATACAAAACCTGCAATAACACGTGATTATATTGAAACTGGAAAAGCAAATTTAGTTTTTGTTGATTTGGCCGTTTTGGGAAATGATTCCCCCAAAGCAGCTCAGGCTTCATATTGTGCTGAAGATCAAGGGATGTACTGGGATTATCATGGCCTTCTTTACAATTCACAAGAACCAAAAATAGATGGAGGTTGGGCAAATTCTGAAAGGCTAAAGGCATTTGCATTTACTTTGAGTCTTGATATGGGCCTTTTTGAAAGTTGTCTTGATTCAGGAAAATATTCAAAACGTGTTCAGTACAACATACAACAAGCAAGAGACAATGGTGTACATGGAACTCCTGGGTTCTTCATTGTAGGTTCTGATGGACAACAACAAATCAGTGGGGCACAACCATTTTCTGTTTTTAAACAAATGCTGGATCCTATGATCTAA